In Tachysurus vachellii isolate PV-2020 chromosome 10, HZAU_Pvac_v1, whole genome shotgun sequence, the following proteins share a genomic window:
- the hao1 gene encoding hydroxyacid oxidase 1 → MSDKPVCVSDFEHQAKKILPKAVFDYYFSGADQQESLADNVAAFKRWRLYPRVLKDVSEVDMSTTVLGQRVNMPVCVAATAMQRMAHPEGETATARACYSAGTGMMLSSWATSTIEEVALAAPAGLRWMQLYIYKDRSLTESLVRRAEEAGYKGIFVTVDTPYLGKRRDDVRNRFKLPTHLRMANFETPDLAFSSKEGYGEDSGLAVYVAQAIDPTLKWEDIAWLKGITSLPLVVKGVLRAEDAREALKYGVDGILVSNHGARQLDCVPATIDVLPEIVEAVGGRAEVYLDGGIRTGTDVLKALALGAKAVFLGRPILWGLACEGEKGVRDVLQLLREELHLALALTGSRSVKEIDRNLLRRSEQIPRI, encoded by the exons ATGTCAGACaagccagtgtgtgtgagtgattttgAGCACCAGGCTAAAAAAATCTTACCCAAAGCggtatttgattattatttctcTGGAGCAGATCAGCAGGAATCACTAGCTGATAATGTAGCAGCTTTCAAAAG GTGGCGTTTGTACCCACGCGTGCTTAAAGATGTGTCCGAGGTGGACATGTCTACAACTGTGCTGGGACAGAGAGTGaacatgcctgtgtgtgtagcagCCACTGCAATGCAGAGAATGGCGCATCCTGAAGGAGAAACTGCTACTGCCAGAG CCTGTTACTCCGCTGGCACAGGTATGATGCTGAGCTCCTGGGCCACCTCCACCATAGAGGAAGTGGCACTAGCAGCCCCGGCTGGCCTGCGCTGGATGCAGCTCTACATTTACAAAGACCGATCACTGACTGAGTCTCTGGTTAGGAGGGCTGAAGAGGCAGGGTATAAGGGTATCTTTGTCACAGTGGACACACCTTATCTTGGCAAGCGTCGTGATGACGTGCGGAATCGCTTCAAGCTGCCCACTCATTTGAG GATGGCCAATTTTGAAACGCCTGATTTAGCATTCTCATCAAAGGAGGGCTACGGGGAGGACAGCGGCCTGGCAGTGTATGTGGCTCAGGCCATAGATCCTACACTGAAGTGGGAGGACATAGCTTGGCTAAAAGGAATCACTTCCTTGCCTCTGGTGGTTAAAGGAGTTCTGAGAG CGGAAGATGCCAGAGAAGCTCTAAAATATGGTGTTGATGGGATACTTGTGTCAAACCATGGAGCAAGACAGCTTGATTGTGTTCCAGCCACT ATCGATGTCTTGCCTGAGATTGTGGAGGCCGTGGGTGGCAGAGCTGAAGTTTATCTGGATGGAGGCATCCGCACAGGTACAGATGTGTTAAAGGCCCTGGCGCTGGGGGCTAAGGCTGTGTTTTTGGGAAGACCCATCCTGTGGGGTCTGGCCTGTGAG GGTGAGAAAGGGGTCCGAGATGTGCTCCAGTTGCTACGAGAGGAACTTCACCTGGCATTAGCTCTTACAG GATCCCGATCTGTGAAGGAAATTGATAGGAACCTTTTGAGAAGATCTGAGCAAATCCCAAGGATCTGA